Proteins encoded in a region of the Pangasianodon hypophthalmus isolate fPanHyp1 chromosome 21, fPanHyp1.pri, whole genome shotgun sequence genome:
- the phb2a gene encoding prohibitin-2a translates to MAGKEPGGFLQQLRQIAGRMSAGSPRGAGLGIKLLIGAGALAYGVKEATYTVEGGQRAIIFNRIGGMQMDTVLAEGLHFRIPWFQYPIIYDIRARPRKISSLTGSKDLQMVNIALRVLSRPVASNLPFLYQHLGQDYDERVLPSIVNEVLKSVVAKFNASQLITQRAQVSLLIRRELIERAKDFNIILDDVAITELSFSKEYTAAVEAKQVAQQEAQRAQFYVEKAKQDQKQKIIQAEGEAQAAKMLGEAVTKNPGYLKLRRIRAAQNIAKTVATSQNRVYLNADSLVLNLQDSSFDNLSLGK, encoded by the exons ATGGCAGGGAAAGAGCCTGGA ggTTTTCTGCAGCAGCTGAGGCAGATTGCAGGCCGGATGTCCGCCGGCAGTCCGAGAGGCGCCGGCCTCGGCATCAAACTGCTCATCGGTGCTGGAGCTCTGGCTTACGGTGTTAAAGAAGCTACATACACAG TGGAAGGTGGACAGAGGGCCATCATCTTCAACAGAATTGGAGGCATGCAGATGGACACAGTGCTGGCAGAGGGGCTGCATTTCAG AATACCGTGGTTCCAGTATCCAATCATTTATGACATCCGAGCCAGACCTCGCAAGATTTCATCCCTCACAGGAAGCAAAG ATCTTCAGATGGTGAACATCGCTCTGCGTGTGCTGTCTCGTCCTGTGGCCTCCAACTTGCCCTTCCTTTACCAGCACCTGGGCCAGGACTACGACGAGCGGGTGCTGCCCTCCATCGTCAACGAGGTCCTGAAGAGCGTCGTAGCCAAGTTTAATGCCTCACAGCTCATCACACAGAGAGCTCAG GTGTCTCTGCTGATCAGGAGGGAGCTGATAGAGAGAGCTAAAGACTTTAACATCATTCTGGATGATGTGGCCATTACAGAACTCAGCTTCAGCAAGGAGTATACAGCTGCTGTAGAAGCCAAGCAAGTCG CCCAGCAGGAGGCCCAGAGAGCTCAGTTCTACGTGGAGAAGGCCAAGCAGGACCAGAAGCAGAAGATCATCCAGGCTGAGGGAGAGGCTCAGGCTGCTAAAATG CTGGGTGAAGCCGTAACGAAGAATCCCGGCTACCTTAAACTGAGACGCATCCGAGCCGCCCAGAACATCGCCAAGACG gtgGCGACTTCGCAGAATAGAGTATACCTGAATGCAGACAGTCTAGTGCTGAATCTGCAGGACAGCTCCTTCGACAA TTTGTCCCTGGGGAAATGA